One Mycolicibacter sp. MU0083 DNA window includes the following coding sequences:
- a CDS encoding phytanoyl-CoA dioxygenase family protein has translation MPATATAKLRTIAGTAPIDEILSIVREDGGVIIKGFLTPDQVARFNAEIDPALQELNPGSKHDNEIVAEFHGRNTKRLTNLVSRSETFRREVIDHDLVHALADAVFLEESGTYWMTTAQVIEIGPGNAAQILHRDLENWLPFVGMGPAGPEVTVNFLIALTDFTEGNGATRVIPGSHKWDDFEDRGTPEQTIPAEMSAGDALFFSGKTAHGGGANRTSDEYRRAVSFALNPGFLVGEEAYPFLVDRELARSLPPRVQSLIGFRSQYPTGSPGLWQVDYSELADYLDL, from the coding sequence ATGCCTGCAACTGCCACCGCGAAACTACGCACGATCGCCGGTACAGCACCTATCGACGAGATTCTGTCGATCGTCCGCGAGGATGGCGGCGTCATCATCAAAGGGTTTCTCACACCGGATCAGGTCGCACGCTTCAATGCCGAGATCGACCCGGCCCTGCAGGAGCTGAATCCCGGTTCCAAGCACGACAACGAAATCGTCGCTGAATTCCACGGCCGGAACACCAAGCGCCTCACCAACCTAGTCAGCCGAAGCGAAACGTTCCGTCGCGAAGTGATCGATCACGACCTCGTTCATGCGCTGGCCGACGCGGTCTTTCTCGAAGAATCGGGAACCTACTGGATGACGACGGCTCAGGTGATCGAGATCGGTCCGGGCAACGCCGCCCAGATACTTCACCGCGACCTGGAGAACTGGCTTCCGTTCGTCGGCATGGGCCCCGCAGGGCCCGAGGTGACCGTCAACTTCCTGATCGCCCTGACCGACTTCACCGAGGGGAACGGCGCCACCCGAGTGATCCCGGGTAGCCACAAGTGGGATGACTTCGAGGACCGCGGCACGCCTGAGCAGACCATTCCAGCCGAGATGAGCGCTGGCGACGCGCTGTTCTTCAGCGGGAAGACCGCCCACGGCGGCGGCGCGAACCGCACTTCCGACGAGTACCGCCGTGCGGTCAGCTTCGCGCTCAACCCGGGCTTCTTGGTAGGCGAGGAGGCCTACCCGTTCCTCGTCGACCGCGAACTTGCACGATCGCTCCCGCCCCGAGTTCAGAGCCTCATCGGATTCCGCTCGCAGTACCCGACCGGCTCTCCGGGACTTTGGCAGGTCGACTACAGCGAGCTAGCGGACTACCTCGACCTCTGA
- the cmtR gene encoding Cd(II)/Pb(II)-sensing metalloregulatory transcriptional regulator CmtR — MLTCEMRESALARLGRALADPTRCRILVALLDGVSYPGQLASHLGLTRSNVSNHLSCLRGCGLVIATYEGRQVRYALADAHLARALGELVQVVLAVDTDQPCVAEHAPTS, encoded by the coding sequence ATGCTGACCTGTGAGATGCGCGAATCGGCGCTCGCACGACTGGGCCGGGCGCTAGCCGACCCGACGCGCTGCCGGATTCTTGTGGCTCTGCTGGACGGGGTTTCCTACCCGGGACAGCTGGCATCGCATCTGGGGTTGACGCGGTCGAATGTGTCCAATCATCTGTCGTGCCTGCGCGGTTGTGGCCTGGTGATCGCGACCTATGAGGGCCGGCAGGTTCGGTACGCATTGGCCGACGCTCACTTGGCACGGGCGTTGGGCGAGTTGGTGCAGGTGGTCTTAGCGGTGGACACCGACCAGCCCTGCGTTGCCGAGCACGCTCCGACGAGCTGA
- a CDS encoding DUF1490 family protein, with the protein MVPVGFWVKATQTVATGLVGVTAYEALRKAAGAAPVHRAAVKATEWGLRGTRRAEIAAESARLKVADVVAEARDRIGAEAPPPAGACTDDDCC; encoded by the coding sequence ATGGTTCCGGTTGGGTTCTGGGTCAAGGCGACCCAGACGGTCGCTACCGGGTTGGTCGGGGTGACCGCGTATGAGGCGCTGCGCAAAGCCGCGGGTGCGGCCCCGGTCCACCGGGCGGCGGTAAAGGCGACGGAGTGGGGGCTACGCGGGACCCGACGCGCAGAGATCGCGGCCGAGTCGGCCCGGCTCAAAGTTGCCGACGTGGTCGCCGAGGCTCGCGACCGCATCGGTGCCGAAGCACCGCCGCCGGCCGGCGCCTGCACCGACGACGACTGCTGCTGA
- a CDS encoding heavy metal translocating P-type ATPase: MLTTDASPDSAVELTVVSSTTGRMRLRAQGFQFDAARAAAIEDTVTRVPGVQNVQAYPRTASVVIWFSPRECDNAAIFSAIADAGYGTTDAIAARSTQDRWAGPAQRVIDWSERIRSGTPGVAPRPRPADDGCCEHDENAPEPQRPWDVVRLRRAAMSGTMLAASALTAWVTPFGPVAMGLKVLALAVGASTFVPASLRRLAQGRVGVGTLMTIAAAGAVGLGQVGEAAALAFLFSISEGLEEYAVARTRRGLRALLSLVPDQATVIRDGTETVVATDDLRIGDQMIVKPGERLATDGVIRAGHTALDLSAITGESVPVEAGPGEEVFAGAINGTGVLQVEVTATAANNSLARIVHIVEAEQARKGASQRLADRIAAPLVPNIMIAAAAIAGLGSIFGSPAIWIERALVVLVAASPCALAIAVPVTVVAAIGAASKIGVLIKGGAALESLGTIGGIALDKTGTLTANRPTVVDVATTDAATREEVLALAAALEARSEHPLAAAILAEVPARIPATDVQAVPGAGLTGTVAGHAIRLGRPGWLGPGDLADQVAHMQQDGATAVLLERDGQLLGAIAVRDELRPEAVEVIATLRHDGYQVVMLTGDNHATAVALAAQAGIPDVHAELRPEDKARLIGQLRAQRPTAMVGDGVNDAPALAAADLGIAMGAMGTDVAIETADIALMGQDLRHLPQALAHARRARQIMLQNVGLSLGIITVLMPLSVFGTLGLTAVVLVHELAEVVIIANGIRAGRVKPLT; this comes from the coding sequence ATGCTGACCACGGACGCCTCCCCCGACAGCGCGGTCGAGTTGACCGTGGTGTCGTCTACAACCGGGCGAATGCGTCTACGCGCCCAAGGATTTCAATTCGACGCGGCGAGAGCCGCGGCGATTGAGGACACGGTCACCCGAGTACCCGGGGTGCAGAACGTGCAGGCCTATCCTCGTACCGCGTCGGTAGTGATCTGGTTCTCTCCGCGGGAGTGCGACAACGCCGCCATCTTCTCGGCGATCGCCGATGCCGGGTACGGCACCACGGACGCGATAGCCGCTCGGTCGACACAGGACCGCTGGGCAGGCCCTGCTCAGCGGGTCATCGACTGGAGCGAACGAATCCGGTCGGGTACGCCCGGCGTTGCACCCAGACCCCGGCCCGCGGACGATGGCTGCTGCGAGCACGACGAGAACGCGCCCGAACCGCAGCGACCCTGGGACGTCGTCAGGCTGCGGCGCGCCGCCATGTCCGGGACGATGCTGGCCGCATCGGCGCTCACCGCCTGGGTCACCCCCTTTGGACCCGTCGCAATGGGATTGAAGGTCCTTGCGTTGGCGGTGGGTGCCTCCACATTCGTGCCTGCCAGCCTCAGGCGACTGGCCCAGGGTCGCGTCGGGGTCGGCACCTTGATGACGATCGCCGCAGCAGGTGCTGTCGGGCTCGGCCAGGTCGGGGAAGCCGCCGCGCTGGCGTTTCTGTTCTCCATCAGCGAGGGCTTGGAAGAGTACGCGGTGGCGCGCACCCGCCGCGGCCTGCGTGCCCTGCTCTCGCTGGTGCCCGATCAGGCCACTGTCATACGCGACGGCACCGAGACCGTGGTGGCCACCGACGATCTGCGCATCGGCGATCAGATGATCGTCAAACCCGGCGAGCGTCTGGCGACTGACGGCGTCATCCGCGCAGGGCACACCGCGCTTGACCTCTCCGCGATCACCGGAGAATCGGTGCCGGTCGAGGCCGGTCCCGGCGAGGAGGTGTTCGCCGGGGCGATCAATGGCACCGGGGTGCTGCAGGTGGAGGTCACCGCTACCGCCGCGAACAACTCGCTGGCGCGCATCGTGCACATCGTGGAAGCCGAACAGGCCCGCAAAGGCGCCAGCCAGCGCCTGGCCGACCGAATCGCGGCCCCGCTGGTGCCCAACATCATGATCGCCGCGGCAGCCATCGCCGGGCTCGGCAGCATTTTCGGCAGCCCAGCGATCTGGATCGAGCGCGCACTGGTGGTGCTGGTCGCGGCATCGCCGTGCGCACTGGCTATCGCCGTGCCGGTCACGGTGGTAGCCGCCATCGGTGCCGCCTCGAAAATCGGCGTGCTGATCAAGGGCGGCGCCGCACTGGAGAGCCTGGGCACCATCGGCGGCATCGCCCTGGACAAAACCGGAACGCTCACCGCCAACCGGCCCACGGTCGTCGACGTCGCCACCACCGATGCCGCCACCCGCGAGGAGGTGCTCGCGCTGGCGGCCGCCCTAGAGGCCCGCAGCGAACACCCGCTGGCCGCCGCCATCCTCGCCGAAGTCCCTGCCCGGATCCCCGCCACCGACGTGCAAGCAGTCCCCGGGGCGGGGCTCACGGGCACCGTCGCCGGACACGCGATCCGCCTAGGGCGTCCCGGCTGGCTCGGCCCCGGTGACCTCGCAGATCAAGTGGCGCACATGCAACAAGACGGGGCCACCGCGGTTCTCCTCGAGCGCGACGGCCAGCTGCTGGGTGCGATCGCCGTACGTGACGAACTACGTCCCGAAGCCGTCGAGGTCATCGCTACGCTGCGCCATGACGGCTACCAGGTGGTGATGCTCACCGGCGACAACCACGCCACCGCCGTCGCCCTGGCCGCCCAGGCCGGAATCCCGGACGTCCACGCCGAGCTGCGCCCCGAAGACAAGGCCCGCCTCATTGGGCAACTGCGCGCGCAGCGGCCCACCGCCATGGTCGGCGACGGCGTCAACGACGCCCCGGCTCTGGCAGCCGCCGATCTGGGAATCGCGATGGGCGCCATGGGAACCGACGTCGCGATCGAAACCGCCGACATCGCCCTGATGGGCCAAGACCTGCGGCACCTGCCCCAAGCACTGGCACACGCTCGCCGCGCCCGCCAGATCATGCTGCAGAACGTCGGACTGTCCCTGGGCATCATCACCGTGCTGATGCCACTGTCGGTGTTCGGAACCCTCGGGCTGACCGCAGTCGTGTTGGTCCACGAACTCGCCGAAGTCGTCATCATCGCCAACGGGATACGCGCCGGCCGGGTCAAACCCCTGACGTGA
- a CDS encoding IS256 family transposase yields MTQDHSALLAQLDALTAADSGAVFAELIRAGLQALIEAEATEKIGAGRYQRSSDRQTHRNGHRPKALSTTSGDIEVQIPKLRAGSFFPSLLERRRRIDKALHAVIMEAYVHGVSTRNVDDLVGALGVDSGISKSEVSRICAGLDREIEAFRTRSLTHTTFPYVFCDATFCKVRVGAHVVSQALVVATGVSIDGTREVLGTAVGDSESFEFWREFLASLKARGLAGVHLVISDAHAGLKAAVAQQFSGSAWQRCRVHFMRNLHGAVAAKHAPAVTAAVKTIFAHTDPADVAAQWDQVAASLKSAFPKVTVMMDGAKTDVLAFTAFPKAHWQKIWSNNPIERLNKEIKRRADVVEIFPNPAAFLRLATAVVIEAHDEWQVTRRYLSEVSMAELRKVIAAKQLAAEPLADQRQIA; encoded by the coding sequence ATGACCCAGGATCATTCTGCCTTGCTCGCCCAGCTCGACGCGCTTACCGCCGCTGATTCCGGTGCGGTGTTCGCGGAGCTGATTCGTGCCGGGCTGCAGGCGCTGATTGAGGCCGAAGCCACCGAGAAGATCGGCGCCGGCCGCTACCAGCGCAGCAGTGACCGCCAAACCCACCGCAACGGGCACCGGCCCAAGGCACTGTCGACGACCTCCGGTGACATCGAAGTGCAGATCCCCAAGCTGCGGGCCGGATCGTTTTTCCCGTCTCTGCTGGAGCGTCGGCGTCGCATCGACAAGGCCCTGCACGCGGTGATCATGGAGGCCTACGTGCACGGGGTTTCGACCCGCAACGTCGATGACCTCGTCGGTGCTCTCGGGGTCGACTCGGGCATCTCCAAATCGGAAGTTTCGCGCATCTGCGCAGGTCTGGATCGCGAGATCGAGGCGTTTCGCACCCGCAGCCTGACCCACACGACGTTCCCGTACGTGTTCTGCGATGCCACGTTCTGCAAAGTCCGTGTCGGTGCCCACGTGGTCTCCCAAGCCCTGGTGGTGGCCACCGGGGTCTCTATCGATGGCACCCGCGAAGTCCTCGGGACCGCCGTCGGTGACAGTGAATCGTTCGAGTTCTGGCGTGAGTTTTTGGCCTCGCTCAAAGCCCGCGGTCTCGCCGGGGTGCACTTGGTGATCTCCGATGCCCACGCCGGCCTCAAGGCGGCGGTCGCCCAGCAGTTCAGCGGATCAGCCTGGCAACGCTGCCGGGTGCACTTCATGCGTAACCTGCACGGCGCCGTGGCCGCCAAGCATGCCCCGGCGGTGACCGCGGCGGTCAAGACGATCTTCGCCCACACCGACCCCGCCGATGTTGCCGCGCAATGGGATCAGGTCGCCGCCTCGCTTAAGTCGGCGTTTCCCAAGGTCACTGTCATGATGGATGGCGCCAAGACCGATGTGCTGGCCTTCACGGCGTTTCCGAAAGCGCACTGGCAGAAGATCTGGTCGAACAACCCGATTGAGCGGCTCAACAAGGAGATCAAACGCCGCGCCGATGTCGTGGAGATCTTCCCCAACCCGGCCGCGTTCCTGCGCCTGGCCACTGCCGTGGTCATCGAAGCCCACGACGAATGGCAGGTCACCCGCCGCTACCTATCCGAGGTCTCCATGGCCGAGTTGCGCAAAGTCATCGCCGCCAAACAGCTAGCGGCCGAACCACT